Part of the Candidatus Saccharibacteria bacterium genome, GCCAGTTTGGGTTTCGATTCGGTTCAACCACATCCGCCACTTTCGTATTGTTTTTTCATCTAGGTCCGCAACCGGTATGTCGCCAGCAAACTCATACAAACGATTTAGGTAATGTTGATAATTTTCAATCGTTTTTAAAGAAAGGTTGCGTTCAATCTCTGAATACTCCAGAAATTTATCGATAGCTTCAGACAAGTACATAGTGTAAGTATAGCTTATGTTAACCTACACTAGTCATCGTTCTGTCGCCTGAGTATAATAAGCTAGTAGTGAATATTCTTGATGCATTCATATTAGGACTCGTCCAAGGACTGGCGGAATTTATTCCAGTATCAAGTTCTGGGCACTTAATCTTATTTAATGAATTATTTAATTTGCACAGCTCGTTCCATTTTGACCTTATTCTAAATATCGGCACTTTGCTGGCTGGTTTCTTATATTTTCGTCATGATATTTATGAAATTATAACCAAATATAAAACAAATTCGATGTATAAATTACTCATGATCGCCACAATACCCGCAGTTTTATTTGGTGCCATTTTCAAAGCTACTCTCAGTGGTGACGGGGTCCGCTCTGTAGCAGTAGTTACAACAATGTTGCTTATTATAGGTGTCCTATTTATAGCAGAATCTGCATTACAAAATGGTTCAAAAAAGATCAATAGCTTAAACTCTTCGGGTGCCCTCGGCATTGGGTTTGCCCAAGCTCTTGCGCTTATTCCAGGAACCTCCCGGTCTGGCTCAACCATACTGGCGGGGCGCTTTTTAGGGCTTAGTCGTGAAGACGCCGCACGATTTAGTTTTTTACTTTCTCTGCCAATAATTGGTGGCGCGGTATTGTTTTCACTGCTCACTGATCCTATTAATCTACAGTCTATCGGTACATCAAATATTGCTATTGGCATACTGACGTCATTTACAAGCTCGCTGCTTGCAATTCACTTTATGCTGCGGTTTTTAAAAAAACACGGGCTTCGGGTGTTTGGCATCTATCGAGTTGTGCTGGCTGGCGTGTTACTATTTGTACTGTAAATTGAATATTGAGGAGCGACTACTGTGGAAAAAACATTAATATTGTTAAAACCTGACGCACTACAACGAGGTATTGTTGGTGAGATTTTATCCCGTTTTGAGCGTGCGGGCCTAAAAATTGTGGCGTGCAAAATGCTAGAACCAGATGTCGACCACTATCATGAGCATTACGAAACAATCGGCAAAGTTATTAGCCGCCGCGGGCAGCAAGTTTTTGATGACAATCTTGAATTCATGAAATCGGGTCCAGTTATCGCTGTAGTACTAGAAGGAGTAGAGGCTGTTAGTTTAGTTCGGAAAATGGTTGGCGGTACTGAGCCAAAGTCTGCAGAGCCAGGCACTATCCGTGGTGACTATGCCCACATGAGCTACGACCACGCAAACAAGAATAATGTTGGTATCCCTAACCTTATTCATGCATCTGGAGATTCTGACGAGGCAAAACTAGAGATAGCTCTATGGTTTAGTATTGATGAGCTGCACGAGTACAACACTCTTCACGAAGCTTTCACAAATGCGCAGCTAATGAAAAAAAAGAATAAATAGCCACACACCAAGCGTAGTTAGAGCACTTCAAAAGTAAAGCCACCGTAACTGGTGGCTTTACTTTTGGTACACCCGGTAGGATTCGGCCACTTCCAGCTGCCCCAAAATTTCATCTTTGAAAGCGTAGCTTTCAAGAGAAAGTTTCCTTGCGCCATGCTCCCAGCATGGCTCACCTACGAGTCGTAGGTTCGAACTAGAAGATCAACCAAGCAAAAAGCCGACACTGGGCCGGCATTTTGCTTGGTACACCCGGTAGGATTCGAACCTACGACGCCCACCTTAGGACGGTGGCGCTCTATCCACTGAGCTACGGGTGCTTAATTCACAATAGTCTCGTTTATCCTACCATCTGTTTTTCGAATTAGTCCACATAAACGTATATACTAAAGAGCATATGGAATTTGCAGGGCAATTTGATGACGAAGAAGTTTTGTTCTTCTTTAGGCAGCACCCTGTCGTTTTAAGACGACCACTATTGGCTTTTTTACTGATATTTACCGTTACTTTAAGCCCCTTAAGCTTCGACCCATTTAATAAAATTTACCAATACATAGCCGGAGCGGGGTTTATTATTAGTGTTTTGATATTTTTTTATTATTGGGTCAGCTGGTACTACAGTTTTTATATCGTTACCAATATTCGAATCATTCAAGATTTGCAAAAAGGGCTTTTCGGTAAACAACTTGTTGAAGTCGATTTAAGTAAAATTCAAAACATTAATTATGAAATTGCTGGTTTTCAGGCTAGTCTATTTAGGTTTGGCACGATTGTCATTCAGACGTTCGTGGGAGATTTGGTGATTGAGAAAGTACACGAACCTGCTAAAATTCAAAAACGTATTTCGAGTATCTTAAGAGAATATGGCGGACGACCAGGAGATTATGTAGATGAAATCAATGCTTAAAAAATTTAAAAAGAAACAATCAGACAAGGGCAAAATAGAGAATTCATTGCCAACAAATGACACGCTTGAGGATCATCGACGGCATATATTAAAAACTGGGAAAAAACATTCCCGACCCCTTACCGACACTCAACAAAAGATTGTAATTACGTCAACGATTATTGCTATTCTTACGCTGTTCTTTACTATTTGGCTTTATTTAAATGCCGTATATTCTCAAGTAAACACATCGGGCTTAGTGCAGTCAGTCTCTCAAATTATTCCAACGCCGGTTCTTAAAGTAAATGATTCATATGTCTATTACGACGAATTGCTCTTTCAGTTCAACACCGCTCAAAATGTCGCCCAAAATGAAAATAGGGAGCTAGAGGAGGAGCTAGCTCTAAGCTCGGCTTCAAATAAAGTTATTGAAGCCCAAGTAATTGAGCAAATCGCAAACGAGCAGGAGCTAACTGTTAGCGACGCCGAGATAGAAGAGGGAATTGCTGAACCAATTATACTTGCCGGTGGCGATGAAACCTTCGATGCAACCATACTCGATATCTACGGCTGGTCCAGAGATGACTTTAAGCGGGAATTTAAGCTACAGCTTTTAAAAAGTAGGGTCGTAACCAATGAACTGTATGAGTTTTCTCAGCAAGTCGATTCTTCTAACTTTGCTACGCTTGCAAATAATCTCGGCCTTACACCAAGTAGTGTTGCCGACATCGAATCTGACGACACATCCGCAGAGTTAGTTGCTGTCACTCAAAGCCTAACCCCAGACAACAGTGTTGATACTATTATCTATGGTGAGACCGGTGTGTATATTGTCATGCAGGAATCTGAAGCGTCGTATCAATATGTATACCAAACCTATGAAGAAATTGAGGCCTTTATTCAAGAGCGAACCAGCCAGGCAGAGCTACAGAGTTGTATCAACCATAATAAACTACCGCTTGAAGGCGTTAATAAAAAGTCAGTTCTAAGCTGTATTTTTTCTCGTTAGGTATACGTAGAGTGTGAAAGCATCACTATGGGGGTACTGTTAATTTTGGTGGGCCCGACCGGATATCGGTCTTGAT contains:
- a CDS encoding nucleoside-diphosphate kinase gives rise to the protein MEKTLILLKPDALQRGIVGEILSRFERAGLKIVACKMLEPDVDHYHEHYETIGKVISRRGQQVFDDNLEFMKSGPVIAVVLEGVEAVSLVRKMVGGTEPKSAEPGTIRGDYAHMSYDHANKNNVGIPNLIHASGDSDEAKLEIALWFSIDELHEYNTLHEAFTNAQLMKKKNK
- a CDS encoding undecaprenyl-diphosphate phosphatase; this translates as MVLSPEYNKLVVNILDAFILGLVQGLAEFIPVSSSGHLILFNELFNLHSSFHFDLILNIGTLLAGFLYFRHDIYEIITKYKTNSMYKLLMIATIPAVLFGAIFKATLSGDGVRSVAVVTTMLLIIGVLFIAESALQNGSKKINSLNSSGALGIGFAQALALIPGTSRSGSTILAGRFLGLSREDAARFSFLLSLPIIGGAVLFSLLTDPINLQSIGTSNIAIGILTSFTSSLLAIHFMLRFLKKHGLRVFGIYRVVLAGVLLFVL